TCATTTGGGAGTGCCTGGGGTGATGCGACGCCTGGCGTCAGCGCAGCGCTGCTGAGAGCGCGTCCACGACCCGCTGCTGTTGGGCGGCGGTGATCTGGGGGAAGAGCGGCAGGGAGAGCATCCGGTCGGCGGCCAGCTCGGCGTGCGGGAAGGCCCCGCGGCCGTGTCCGAGGTGGGCGAAGGCCGGGGTGAGGTGGACCGGGGCCGGATAGTGCACGCCGGCGCCGATGCCCTCCGCGTTGAGCTTGCCGACGACCGCGTCGCGGTCCGCGCCGCTGACCCGGATGACGTACAGGTGCCAGACGTGGACGTTGCCCGGCGCCGTGACCGGCAGGGTGAGGCGTCCCGTGGCCGCCAGGTCTCCCAGCAGCCCGTCGTAGCGGGCGGCGGCGGCCCGGCGGGCCTCGTTCCCCTGGGCGAGCAGGGCCAGCTTGGCCCGCAGCACGACGGCCTGCAGACCGTCGAGCCTGCTGTTGAAACCGGCCACGTCGTGCCGGTACTTGGCGACGCCGCCGTGGTTGGCCAGCGCCCGGACCAGGTCGGCGGCCTCCTCGTCGTCGGTCACCACCGCGCCGGCGTCCCCGTAGGCGCCCAGGTTCTTGCCCGGGTAGAAGCTGGTCGCGGCGATCCCCCCGCTGCCGGGGGTGCGGCCCTCCCGGGAGGCACCCTGGCTCTGCGCGGCGTCCTCGACGAGCTTGGCGTACGAGGGCAGGCCCGCGGCGAGCGCGGAGGTGTCGGCGCACTGCCCGTACAGGTGGACCGGGACCACCGCGCGGGTGGCCTTGGTGACCGCGTCGAGCGCGGCCTGCGGGTCGAGCAGCAGGGTGTCGGGGAGGCAGTCGGCCAGCACCGGCCGGGCGCCGATCCGGGCGACCGCGCCGGCGGTGGCGATGAACGTGTTGGCGGGCAGCACGACCTCGTCGCCGACGCCCACTCCGCTCGCCCGCAGGGCCAGTTCCAGGGCGTCGGTGCCGTTGGCCACGCCGACGCAGTGTCCGACCCCGGCGAAGGCCGCGTACTCGCGCTCGAAGGCCCGTACCTCCTCGCCGCCGATGAAGGCGGTGTCGGCCAGCACGCGGTCGAATCCCGCACGTAAGGCGTCCGCGACCTCGGCGTGCGCGGCCTTCAGGTCGACGAGCGGTATCTGGTTCATGCGGCTGTGCTCCCCATCCGTGTCTCCGGCCTCCGGCCGGTCTGCGACTCATCGGCCCGGAGCTCTTCGAGCGCCGGGCCCCCCGCCTCGCGCAACCGGCGGGCGGGGCTTCCTGCCCACACCTCGCCGGCCGGCACGTCGGCCAGGACCGTGCTTCCCATCCCGGTCAGCGACCAGGCGCCGACCTTCGTGTACTCCCTGACCAGTGCGCCGGCGCCCACGTAGGCGCCGCGCCCCAGCCGTACCCCGCCGCCGAGGCGGACCCCGGAGGCCAGGGTCGCGAAGTCCCCGACCTCGTCGTCGTGGGTGAGGACCACGTGCGGCATGACCGCCACGTGGGCCCCCACCCGTACCGCCGCGGTCAGCACGCAGTGCGCGAGCAGGACCGTGCCCGGCCCGAGGACCGAGGAGCCGGAGAGCGCCGCCGTGGGGTGGACCACGACGGCGTACCGGCTCTCGGGCAGCGCGAGCCGCCGCACCAGGCGGGCCCGTACCCCGTAGTCGCGGGGGCTGCCGACGCAGACCACCACGCGGGCGTCCGGGCGTTCGTGCACCAGGGCGCTGCCGCCCAGGACGGGGACGCCGTCGACGTCCCGGCCGTGCAGGGCAGGGTCGTCGTCCAGGTGCCCGTCGAGCCGCCAGCGCGGGACCCGGCCGGCCGCCAGGTCGGCGGCGGCCGCGTCCCGTACGGCCTGGGCGGTCTCCCGGGCGAAGCCGCCCGCGCCGACGATCAGCAGGCTCTCCGTCGCCGCGGCCCCGGCGACGCGGCCGTGCGGCCCGCTCATCCGCCGCCGGCCTGTGCGCGCAGCGCCGCCACCACCCGGTCCTGCTGCTCCTCGGTCATCGTGTGGAACAGCGGCAGGATCAGGGAGTCGCGGGTGATCCGCTCGGTCACCGGCAGCTCCACCGCACCGTGACCGGCGTACGCCGGCTCCAGGTGGGAGGCCATGATCCCGCGGCGGGCCGAGATCCCGGCCTCGGCCAGCGCCGCGAGCAGTTCGTCGCGGCCGACGGGGAAGTCCTCGGCCAGGAGCACCCAGTAGGACTGGAAGTTCCCCTCGCCGTGGGCGGGGTCCCGGACCGGGGTCAGGCCCGGGACCCCGGCGAGGAGCTGCGCGTACCGGGCGGCGAGGAACCGCCTGCGGGCCACGATCTCGTCCAGCTTGCCCAGTTGCACCAGGCCGACCGCGGCCTGGATGTCGGTCATCCGGTAGTTGTAGCCGACCTCGAGGTAGCTCTCGGCGATCGGCTTGCTGCTCGCGTGCCGCTGCGCCGCGGACACGTTCATGCCGTGCTCGCGCAGCCGGCGCAGCCGCTCGGCCCACGCGGCGTCGTCCGTGGTCACCATGCCGCCCTCGCCGGTGGTGATCACCTTGCGGGGGTGGAAGGACCAGGCGGCCAGGAGGGCCCCCTGGCCGACCGGCTTGCCCCCGACGGTGGCGCCGATGCCGCAGGCGGCGTCCTCGACCAGGGCGAGGCCCCGGTCGGCGCAGGCGGCGCGCAGGGCGTGCACGTCGGCCGGGACCCCGCCCTGGTGGACCGCGATCACGGCCTTGGTGCGCGGGGTGAGGACGGCGTCCACGGTGGCCGGGGTCAGGTTCCCGGTGGCCTCCTCGACGTCCGCGAACACCGGCTGCGCGCCGACGTAGCGGACCGCGTTGGCCGTGGCGATGAAGGAGAGCGAGGGGACGACGACCTCGTCGCCCGGACCGAGGTCCAAGGCGATGAGCGAGAGGTGCAGGGCGGTGGTGCACGAGCTCACCGCGATGCCGTGCTCCGCGCCCACCCGCTCGGCGAAGGCCCGTTCGAACTCCGCGACCCGGGGTCCCTGGGCCACCCAGCCGGACAGGACCGCGTCGGCGGCGGCCCGTGCCTCGTCCTCACCGAGCCACGGGATCATGACGGGGATGCGGGCGGGGGCGGCGGCGCCGGTGTCCTGGCTGCTCATCGGCCGGCCTCCGCGGATGCGGCGTCCTCGGCCTCCGCGCGCTCGGCCCGCCACCAGTCGACCAGGTCCCGCAGCCCGCTGCGCAGGTCGATCTCGGCCGTGAAGCCGAGGCGCTCGGCGGCCTGCGAGGTGTCCGCGAGCCGGCGGGTCACCCCGTTCACGGCGCGCGCCGGTCCGTGCTCCGGCGTCAGGCCCTCGGCGCCCATGGCCTCCAGGAGGCCGTTCGCCAGCTCCAGCAGACTGGTCTCGGAGCCGCTCGCGACGTTGAACACCTCGTCGGTCAGGTCCGATTCGGCGGCCAGCAGGTTGGCCCTGGCGATGTCCCGGACGTCGACGAAGTCCATGGTCTGGGTTCCGTCGCCGAGGATCAGGGGCGGTTCGCCCGCGGCGATCCGCTCCATCCAGCGGATCAGCACCTCGGTGTACAGACCGTGGATGTCCATCCGGGGGCCGTACACGTTGAAGTAGCGCAGCGCGACGTAGTCCAGCCCGTACATGGCGTGGAAACTGCGCAGCACGCCTTCGTTGAAGGCCTTCGCGGCCCCGTAGAAGGTGTCGTTGTTGTACGCGTGGTGGCGCTCGGTGGTCGGGAAGGACTCGGCCATCCCGTAGACCGAGGCCGAGGAGGAGGCGATGACCTTGCCCACTCCGGCGGCCGCGGCGGCCTCCAGCACGTTGAACGTCCCGTCGACCATCACCTCGTTCGCCAGCCGCGGCTCCTCGGCGCACTGGGTGATCCGGATCGCCGCCAGGTGGAAGACCAGGTCGGCGCCTTCGGTCGCCTTGCGCACGGCGGCTACGTCCCGGATGTCGCCCTCGACCAGGTCCACGACCCCGCTCGGCAGGGCGCGGGCCAGGTTGGCGGTGCGTCCCCGTACGAAGTTGTCGAGCACGACGATCTCGCGCGCCCCGTTGTCCACCAGCAGGTCCACCAGGTGCGAGCCGATCGTGCCCGCTCCGCCGGTGACCAGAATCCTCTTGCCTCGTACGCTGCTCAACGCCCTGCCCCTACTGAGTCGGTCATGGTCTTTCCTGCTGTGCCCGGAGCGCCGTACGCGGCTGCGCTCCGGGCGGCGTCGTCAACGCTCAACGTCCGGTGCGCAGTCCGACGACGGCGCCCTTGAACTCCAGGCTGCGGGAGGCCGCTTCGAGGATGTCGAGGACCTGGAGTCCCGCCCGGCCGTCGGTGAGCGGGGGCCGCCCCGTCCTGATCGCCGCGGCGAACTCCTCGACCATGCTGCGCAGGGCCTCCTTCTCGCCGAGTGCGGGGGCCACCATGTCGCCGGTCCGGTAGGAGACGAGCATGTCGCGGCGCTCGTCCGCGCCGATCTCCTGTGGGGCCGTGAGGTCGACTCCCCGGTCGAAGACCGCGACCCGCTGCGTGGGGTTGAGGTCGTCCCACACCAGGGTGCGCTTGGAGCCGCCTACCATGGTGGTGCGGACCTTCACCGGGGACAGCCAGTTGACGTGGACGTGCGCGATGGCGCCGGTGTTGAGCTGGAGCGTCAGATAGGCCACGCAGGACTGGCCGGCGCCTATCGGGTCGGCCCCGTGCGCGGCGACGGCGACGGGGTGGACGTTCTCCGGGAGGATGAAGTCGAGCACCGAGAGGTCGTGCGGGGCCAGGTCCCACAGGACGTCGATGTCCTTCTGGACCAGCCCGAGGTTGATCCTGACCGAGTCCACGAACTGGATGTCGCCGAGCTCGCCGGAGCGGACCATGTCCCGGATGCGGGCCACCGCCGGGGTGTAGCAGTAGGTGTGGTCGCACATCAGGGTGAGGCCGCGTTCCTCGGCCTCGTTCACCAGCCGCAGGCCGTCCTCGTAGGTGGCGGCGAGCGGCTTCTCCACGAGGACGTGCTTGCCGGCGCGCAGGGCGGCCAGGGCGACGTCGAGGTGGGTGCCGGCCGGTGTGGCCACGGCGACGGCCTCGACCGCGGGGTCGGCCAGGACCGCCGCGTAGTCCGCGGTCGCCTGGACCGTGGAGTAGCCGCCGAGCACCTGCCGGGCCCGGTCGACGTTCAGATCACAGAGCCAGCGGAGCCTGAACTCCGGACTGGACTGGAAGTTGCGGACGAGATTGGGGCCCCAGTAGCCCGCTCCGACGACGGCGACCCCTAACGGCTCGGTCCGTCCCGCACCCGCACGTGCGGCCGTGGCGTCCCGCCCGGCGTCCTTCGCGGTGTCCTTCACAGCGTTCCCTTTCCTTCCGCGCACGCCCGCAGGCGTGTCGACGACCCAAGGCCGGGACGCGTGCGAAGGAAGGGGGTGCCGTCGAGGGCACGCCGGGCGCCTGTGCGACCCGTGCGTGGCCCGTCCGACGGTGATGGCCCCCACGACCGATGCCGTACGTGTTGCACGTACTTCCGCCCCCCGGCCGTCCGGCACCCCCGTGCCGGCCGGCCACGGACAGGCGGCCTGTTCCCCCAAGCCGCCGAACCCGTAACCTGCCCCAACTACCCTGCGCCGACTGGATTGCAGCGTGGACCACGGCATTGCCGAAGCACGCCGAATCAGGTCGGCTGCGTTCAATCTAGACCACTGGGCCTACCCCCGGGGAGAGTTGGAGGAAACGGTCGGTACGGGCGTTCGACCATGCATACTTCCGGGGTGACCAGCATCGTGATCCCGGCCCACAACGAGGGCCGGGTCATCGGCCGGCTCCTCGACGCGCTCCTGGACGGGACCCCCGCCTCCGGGCCCGACATCGTCGTGGTGTGCAACGGCTGTACGGACGACACCGCCGCGGTGGCCGCCGCGCGGGGCCCCCGCGTACGGGTGGTCGAGATCCCGACTCCGTCCAAACATCGGGCACTTCGGGTGGGCGACGAGCACGCGCGCGGCTTCCCGCGCCTCTACGTGGACGCCGACGTGGTGGTCGGCGCGGCCGACGTACGGGCCCTGGCCGATGCGCTCGCCACCGGCCCGGGCCTGCTCGCCGCGGCCCCCGGCCGGGACATTCCGCTTACCGGCTGCGCCTGGCCGGTCCGGGCGTACTACCGGGTCTGGCAGTTGCTGCCCGCGGTCCGCGAGGGGCTGTTCGGACGCGGGGTCATCGCGGTGACCGAGCCGGGGCACGCCCGGCTCGCCGCACTGCCGCCCCTGATGGCCGACGACCTGGCCGCGTCCCTGGCCTTCGCGCCGGGCGAGCGGCGGGTGGTGGAGGCGGCCAGGGTCGTGGTCCTCCCGCCGCGCACCTGGGGCGATCTGATCAAACGCCGGGTACGGGCGGCGACTTCCTCCGCCGAGCTGGAGCGGTTCCAGGCCGCGCGGGCCTCCGGGCCGGCGGCGCCCCAGCCGTCCGCGCGCACCGGTACGGGAGACCTGCGGGCGCTGCTCCGGGCCCAGCCGCGACTGCTCCCGGGGGTGGCGGTGTTCGTCGTGGCCGCCCTCGCGGCCCGCCGGGGATCCCGCAGGGCCATCCGGAGCGGTGACTTCTCCACCTGGCTGCGCGACGAGAGCAGCCGG
This genomic interval from Streptomyces sp. NBC_00193 contains the following:
- a CDS encoding NAD-dependent epimerase/dehydratase family protein — translated: MSSVRGKRILVTGGAGTIGSHLVDLLVDNGAREIVVLDNFVRGRTANLARALPSGVVDLVEGDIRDVAAVRKATEGADLVFHLAAIRITQCAEEPRLANEVMVDGTFNVLEAAAAAGVGKVIASSSASVYGMAESFPTTERHHAYNNDTFYGAAKAFNEGVLRSFHAMYGLDYVALRYFNVYGPRMDIHGLYTEVLIRWMERIAAGEPPLILGDGTQTMDFVDVRDIARANLLAAESDLTDEVFNVASGSETSLLELANGLLEAMGAEGLTPEHGPARAVNGVTRRLADTSQAAERLGFTAEIDLRSGLRDLVDWWRAERAEAEDAASAEAGR
- a CDS encoding DegT/DnrJ/EryC1/StrS aminotransferase family protein, yielding MNQIPLVDLKAAHAEVADALRAGFDRVLADTAFIGGEEVRAFEREYAAFAGVGHCVGVANGTDALELALRASGVGVGDEVVLPANTFIATAGAVARIGARPVLADCLPDTLLLDPQAALDAVTKATRAVVPVHLYGQCADTSALAAGLPSYAKLVEDAAQSQGASREGRTPGSGGIAATSFYPGKNLGAYGDAGAVVTDDEEAADLVRALANHGGVAKYRHDVAGFNSRLDGLQAVVLRAKLALLAQGNEARRAAAARYDGLLGDLAATGRLTLPVTAPGNVHVWHLYVIRVSGADRDAVVGKLNAEGIGAGVHYPAPVHLTPAFAHLGHGRGAFPHAELAADRMLSLPLFPQITAAQQQRVVDALSAALR
- a CDS encoding Gfo/Idh/MocA family protein, which produces MKDTAKDAGRDATAARAGAGRTEPLGVAVVGAGYWGPNLVRNFQSSPEFRLRWLCDLNVDRARQVLGGYSTVQATADYAAVLADPAVEAVAVATPAGTHLDVALAALRAGKHVLVEKPLAATYEDGLRLVNEAEERGLTLMCDHTYCYTPAVARIRDMVRSGELGDIQFVDSVRINLGLVQKDIDVLWDLAPHDLSVLDFILPENVHPVAVAAHGADPIGAGQSCVAYLTLQLNTGAIAHVHVNWLSPVKVRTTMVGGSKRTLVWDDLNPTQRVAVFDRGVDLTAPQEIGADERRDMLVSYRTGDMVAPALGEKEALRSMVEEFAAAIRTGRPPLTDGRAGLQVLDILEAASRSLEFKGAVVGLRTGR
- a CDS encoding NeuD/PglB/VioB family sugar acetyltransferase, whose translation is MSGPHGRVAGAAATESLLIVGAGGFARETAQAVRDAAAADLAAGRVPRWRLDGHLDDDPALHGRDVDGVPVLGGSALVHERPDARVVVCVGSPRDYGVRARLVRRLALPESRYAVVVHPTAALSGSSVLGPGTVLLAHCVLTAAVRVGAHVAVMPHVVLTHDDEVGDFATLASGVRLGGGVRLGRGAYVGAGALVREYTKVGAWSLTGMGSTVLADVPAGEVWAGSPARRLREAGGPALEELRADESQTGRRPETRMGSTAA
- a CDS encoding glycosyltransferase family 2 protein — translated: MTSIVIPAHNEGRVIGRLLDALLDGTPASGPDIVVVCNGCTDDTAAVAAARGPRVRVVEIPTPSKHRALRVGDEHARGFPRLYVDADVVVGAADVRALADALATGPGLLAAAPGRDIPLTGCAWPVRAYYRVWQLLPAVREGLFGRGVIAVTEPGHARLAALPPLMADDLAASLAFAPGERRVVEAARVVVLPPRTWGDLIKRRVRAATSSAELERFQAARASGPAAPQPSARTGTGDLRALLRAQPRLLPGVAVFVVAALAARRGSRRAIRSGDFSTWLRDESSRQG
- a CDS encoding DegT/DnrJ/EryC1/StrS aminotransferase family protein; this encodes MSSQDTGAAAPARIPVMIPWLGEDEARAAADAVLSGWVAQGPRVAEFERAFAERVGAEHGIAVSSCTTALHLSLIALDLGPGDEVVVPSLSFIATANAVRYVGAQPVFADVEEATGNLTPATVDAVLTPRTKAVIAVHQGGVPADVHALRAACADRGLALVEDAACGIGATVGGKPVGQGALLAAWSFHPRKVITTGEGGMVTTDDAAWAERLRRLREHGMNVSAAQRHASSKPIAESYLEVGYNYRMTDIQAAVGLVQLGKLDEIVARRRFLAARYAQLLAGVPGLTPVRDPAHGEGNFQSYWVLLAEDFPVGRDELLAALAEAGISARRGIMASHLEPAYAGHGAVELPVTERITRDSLILPLFHTMTEEQQDRVVAALRAQAGGG